In Ilumatobacter fluminis, the following proteins share a genomic window:
- a CDS encoding alpha/beta hydrolase family protein yields the protein MSRRSLVSLVALALAASACGGSDDESADTTTAPATTEPTDVTDTTEATDTTVPATTTAPETTTAPETTTAPETTAAPETTAPATTVAEQPFTPVGEGEYEVGVQTITLDDDPERPLTVDVWFPLDAATDVSTLAPVQYTMIPGVYYESPVAFTATPDALSADGPFPLVVYSHGSGGLRYIHSAYTEALASHGYVVAAPDHTGNTAIERIAGGGADPAVISFNRPNDVRRVIDAMTDPADPSAGPAAAGVDAEQVVVTGHSFGGFTTIAMATGFSNELGEFPVDERVDAIIPLAPAVSSNAFSDEALATIDVPMMVVVGSDDITTPVDPNVTRLWDNATLSSPSYRVELVAGEHQSFTDLCAYQDEVPNLPDIPEIVIDTIETMGAEGCSDDDMDPARVAELLDTYVLAFLDEVLADGPSVLEATGTPPDDVVFDAR from the coding sequence ATGTCACGCCGATCGCTCGTCTCGCTCGTCGCCCTCGCTCTCGCCGCATCCGCCTGCGGCGGATCGGACGACGAGTCGGCCGACACCACCACCGCTCCCGCGACCACCGAACCGACCGACGTCACCGACACCACCGAGGCGACCGACACGACCGTGCCGGCGACGACAACGGCGCCCGAGACGACAACGGCGCCCGAGACCACGACCGCTCCGGAGACGACAGCCGCTCCCGAGACGACGGCACCGGCGACGACCGTCGCCGAGCAGCCGTTCACACCGGTGGGCGAGGGCGAGTACGAGGTCGGCGTGCAGACCATCACCCTCGACGACGACCCCGAGCGGCCGCTGACGGTCGACGTGTGGTTCCCGCTCGACGCCGCCACCGACGTGTCGACGCTCGCCCCCGTCCAGTACACGATGATCCCCGGCGTGTACTACGAGTCGCCGGTCGCCTTCACGGCCACACCCGACGCCCTGTCGGCCGACGGACCGTTCCCGTTGGTCGTGTACTCGCACGGCAGCGGTGGGCTGCGGTACATCCACAGCGCATACACCGAGGCGCTCGCCAGCCACGGATACGTCGTCGCAGCACCTGATCACACCGGCAACACGGCGATCGAACGGATCGCCGGCGGCGGTGCCGACCCGGCCGTCATCTCGTTCAACCGTCCGAACGACGTGCGTCGGGTGATCGACGCGATGACCGACCCGGCCGATCCGTCGGCCGGACCTGCCGCCGCCGGCGTCGACGCCGAGCAGGTGGTCGTCACCGGACACTCCTTCGGTGGCTTCACGACGATCGCCATGGCGACCGGTTTCTCGAACGAGTTGGGTGAGTTCCCCGTCGACGAGCGGGTCGACGCGATCATCCCGCTCGCCCCGGCCGTGAGCTCGAACGCCTTCTCCGACGAGGCCCTCGCCACGATCGACGTCCCGATGATGGTCGTGGTCGGCTCTGACGACATCACGACGCCGGTCGATCCCAACGTGACCCGCCTCTGGGACAACGCGACCCTCAGCTCGCCGTCGTACCGCGTCGAGCTGGTCGCCGGCGAGCACCAGTCGTTCACCGATCTGTGCGCCTATCAGGACGAGGTGCCGAACCTGCCCGACATCCCCGAGATCGTGATCGACACGATCGAGACGATGGGTGCCGAGGGGTGCTCCGACGACGACATGGACCCGGCCCGCGTCGCCGAACTGCTCGACACGTACGTGCTGGCGTTCCTCGACGAGGTGCTCGCCGACGGGCCGTCCGTCCTCGAGGCGACGGGGACACCGCCCGACGACGTGGTGTTCGACGCCCGCTGA
- a CDS encoding NAD-dependent epimerase/dehydratase family protein — MAGVRVLVSGMGGELGSRVASLLEDEPWVGSLEGIDVDPPRRRLRRAVFHRIVPGQHDRTVDTVTAFNPHVVIHIAVWEPNARASTATARSLTDDAATSILGAAAECRALESIVVRSGIEIYGRNRNSLTRPTEREPRDPTSDYGHMVADIERTARAIGRRVGVSVGTLRLATVLGPHVPSALGRVLRMPAVPFSALADPPFAVIHQHDAAEAFVLAAKARLDEPLNVVAPGAITAYQAIRRGRRLPVPLIGPEWRVARAVNHLAGAPIPDHVQEMFHRGRLADGQRARDVLGFAPTTSTSDVIDQLYGWPSVVHTPPTVAWESAS; from the coding sequence ATGGCAGGCGTACGGGTACTCGTCAGCGGCATGGGTGGGGAGCTGGGTTCGCGGGTTGCCAGTCTGCTCGAAGACGAGCCGTGGGTGGGATCGCTCGAGGGCATCGACGTCGATCCGCCCCGCAGGCGCCTTCGGCGGGCGGTCTTCCATCGTATCGTGCCCGGCCAGCACGACCGCACCGTCGACACCGTCACGGCGTTCAACCCCCACGTCGTGATCCACATCGCGGTGTGGGAGCCGAACGCCCGTGCCAGCACCGCGACGGCCCGATCGCTGACCGACGACGCCGCGACATCGATCCTCGGAGCCGCCGCCGAATGCCGGGCGCTCGAGTCGATCGTCGTCCGCAGCGGTATCGAGATCTACGGCCGCAACCGCAACTCGCTCACCCGCCCGACCGAGCGCGAACCGCGTGACCCCACCAGCGACTACGGCCACATGGTCGCCGACATCGAACGCACCGCTCGAGCGATCGGCCGCCGGGTCGGCGTCTCGGTCGGCACGCTCCGCCTGGCCACCGTGCTCGGGCCGCACGTCCCGAGCGCGCTCGGCCGCGTGCTGCGCATGCCGGCCGTGCCCTTCAGCGCCCTCGCCGATCCGCCGTTCGCGGTCATCCACCAGCACGACGCCGCCGAGGCGTTCGTGCTCGCCGCCAAGGCACGACTCGACGAACCGCTCAACGTCGTCGCTCCCGGCGCGATCACGGCGTACCAGGCGATCCGCCGCGGCCGTCGTCTTCCCGTCCCGCTCATCGGTCCCGAGTGGCGGGTCGCACGAGCGGTCAACCATCTCGCCGGCGCACCGATCCCCGATCACGTCCAGGAGATGTTCCATCGCGGACGCCTGGCAGACGGCCAGCGAGCCCGCGACGTGCTCGGCTTCGCCCCCACCACGTCGACCAGCGATGTCATCGACCAGCTCTACGGCTGGCCGAGCGTCGTCCACACCCCACCCACCGTCGCCTGGGAGTCAGCGTCATGA
- a CDS encoding MarR family winged helix-turn-helix transcriptional regulator has protein sequence MSRPPTTSDRIALAWRELRRNATGTAMRAHLLGPDGPKLEQAQTDALEIIAAHRGGIRMSDFADAMHVDPSTATRAVDRLVKLGLAERRQIDDDRRYVQAIATQQGVDTVRRIRKLRTMAMRRILEPFDDHELEEFASYLERFVATIDELLDDLNNDRLDD, from the coding sequence GTGAGTCGCCCGCCGACCACCTCCGATCGGATCGCCCTCGCCTGGCGCGAGCTGCGACGAAACGCGACCGGCACAGCGATGCGGGCCCACCTGCTCGGCCCCGACGGGCCGAAGCTCGAACAGGCCCAGACCGACGCGCTCGAGATCATCGCCGCCCACCGCGGCGGCATCCGGATGAGCGACTTCGCCGACGCCATGCACGTCGACCCGAGCACGGCCACCCGCGCCGTCGACCGGCTCGTCAAGCTCGGGCTAGCGGAGCGACGCCAGATCGACGACGACCGACGCTACGTCCAGGCGATCGCGACCCAGCAGGGCGTCGACACCGTGCGCCGCATCCGCAAGCTCCGGACGATGGCGATGCGACGCATCCTCGAACCGTTCGACGACCACGAACTCGAGGAGTTCGCCTCCTATCTCGAGCGTTTCGTCGCGACGATCGACGAACTGCTCGACGACCTGAACAACGACCGTCTCGACGACTGA
- a CDS encoding zf-HC2 domain-containing protein codes for MADCNETIRELDAYLDGELSEELRGHIHLHLDGCMDCLQAFDFHAELKSAIRRKCSNDEVPPGLLAKIESCFDTDFDGDGIIGAPDQA; via the coding sequence ATGGCCGATTGCAACGAAACCATCCGCGAACTCGACGCCTATCTCGACGGCGAACTGAGCGAAGAACTGCGCGGGCACATCCACCTCCACCTCGACGGCTGCATGGACTGCCTGCAGGCGTTCGACTTCCACGCCGAGCTCAAGTCGGCGATCCGTCGGAAGTGCTCGAACGACGAGGTGCCGCCGGGCCTGCTCGCCAAGATCGAATCGTGTTTCGACACCGACTTCGACGGCGACGGCATCATCGGCGCCCCCGACCAGGCCTGA
- a CDS encoding alpha/beta fold hydrolase: protein MPYIRSSDGIRLHYRESGRRSGPPVLMIQGLGADKHGWDLQRLALAPNYHTIALDNRGAGRSDKPYGAYSLEQMADDAIAVLDAVGVERAHVIGASMGGAITQIIGIRHPERVRSLTLACTACQHHPWRRELLAEWAEIAQTRGVGAMTAQAARWVIGPRSFRRLTPAIGWMGPLALARPPHAFASQVAGILSIDDELKSLLPSIDVPTLVIVGNQDILTPRGDSEQLADLIPTAELVVVSGAAHGFMIEHATTFNRVMLDFLGRAEQAFVDRTAESDDGVAARSVG, encoded by the coding sequence ATGCCGTACATCCGGTCGAGCGACGGCATCCGCCTCCACTACCGCGAGTCCGGCCGTCGCAGCGGCCCGCCGGTCTTGATGATCCAGGGGCTCGGCGCCGACAAGCACGGGTGGGATCTCCAGCGACTCGCGCTGGCCCCGAACTACCACACGATCGCGCTCGACAATCGGGGCGCCGGCCGCAGCGACAAGCCGTACGGCGCGTACTCGCTCGAACAGATGGCCGACGATGCGATCGCGGTGCTCGACGCCGTCGGGGTCGAGCGGGCGCACGTGATCGGCGCCTCGATGGGCGGCGCGATCACCCAGATCATCGGCATCCGCCACCCCGAGCGGGTGCGCTCGCTGACCCTGGCCTGCACTGCCTGTCAGCACCACCCGTGGCGGCGCGAGCTGCTCGCCGAGTGGGCCGAGATCGCCCAGACCCGAGGCGTCGGTGCCATGACGGCACAGGCCGCCCGCTGGGTCATCGGGCCGCGCTCGTTCCGCCGGCTCACCCCGGCGATCGGCTGGATGGGCCCGCTGGCGTTGGCCCGTCCGCCGCACGCGTTCGCCAGCCAGGTTGCCGGCATCTTGTCGATCGACGACGAGCTCAAGTCGCTCCTGCCCTCGATTGACGTGCCGACGCTGGTCATCGTCGGCAACCAGGACATCCTGACGCCGCGCGGTGACTCCGAGCAGCTCGCCGACCTCATCCCGACCGCCGAACTCGTCGTGGTGAGCGGTGCTGCGCACGGCTTCATGATCGAACACGCCACCACGTTCAACCGGGTGATGCTCGACTTCCTCGGGCGCGCCGAGCAGGCGTTCGTCGACCGCACCGCCGAGTCGGACGACGGCGTCGCCGCCCGGTCCGTCGGCTGA
- a CDS encoding fused MFS/spermidine synthase, translating to MTDDVPGPDVQSGGVHSGDVRSGDGSTGSPGSHALPNGLAVALVTVTSGSVLVLEILAGRLLAPYVGVNLETYTAIIGTILAGIAIGAWAGGVAADRYDPNRLIPLFLTFGGALAIASIPIVRFLGGDPGPDGDSRSSIILALWAFGPSAAVLSAVPPAVVKLQLRDLARTGAVVGRLSAWGTAGAIAGTFLAGYVLVAFAAVTTLIVAVGGLLALTGVAMWLANRLVDATLMLSASGVALLGLAGVAVTDTPCDVQTAYYCLSIVDDPDDESGRILVLDDLRHSYVDPDDPTRLEFWYTRRIADAIDTQNPAPDIDVVAIGGGALTLPRWLATTRPDTDQTVLEIDPELIDVVDDEFGLPPVEIITGDGRQAVRRMADDSADVVVGDAFGSRSVPWHLTTEEFLADVDRVLRDDGIYVVNVIDGGDQSFLRAEAATLLTTFDRVAVIRSAGVVDGAIANSVILAGDATLDIDAWDEARRAAGDDGELVDDLDTWIGDAMTLTDDFAPVDQLIVGTG from the coding sequence ATGACCGACGACGTCCCGGGCCCCGACGTCCAGAGCGGCGGCGTCCACAGCGGCGACGTCCGGAGCGGCGACGGGTCGACCGGCTCCCCTGGGTCGCACGCCCTCCCGAACGGGCTCGCCGTCGCCCTCGTGACCGTCACCTCCGGGTCGGTCCTGGTGCTCGAGATCCTCGCCGGCCGCCTGCTCGCACCGTACGTCGGCGTCAACCTGGAGACCTACACGGCGATCATCGGCACGATCCTCGCCGGCATCGCGATCGGTGCCTGGGCCGGCGGTGTCGCCGCCGATCGATACGACCCGAACCGCCTCATCCCCCTGTTCCTCACCTTCGGCGGGGCCCTTGCGATCGCGTCGATCCCGATCGTCCGGTTCCTCGGCGGCGACCCCGGCCCCGATGGCGACAGCCGGTCGAGCATCATCCTGGCGCTGTGGGCATTCGGGCCCTCGGCCGCCGTGCTCAGCGCGGTTCCGCCGGCCGTCGTCAAGCTCCAGTTGCGTGATCTCGCCCGGACGGGCGCCGTCGTCGGCCGACTCTCCGCGTGGGGCACGGCCGGTGCCATCGCCGGCACCTTTCTCGCCGGCTACGTGCTCGTCGCGTTCGCCGCGGTCACGACCCTGATCGTCGCCGTCGGCGGCCTCCTGGCGCTCACCGGCGTGGCGATGTGGCTCGCCAACCGGTTGGTCGACGCCACCCTGATGCTCTCGGCGAGCGGCGTGGCGCTCCTCGGCCTGGCCGGCGTCGCCGTCACCGACACCCCGTGCGACGTCCAGACGGCCTACTACTGCCTCTCGATCGTCGACGATCCCGATGATGAGTCGGGCCGGATCCTCGTGCTCGACGATCTCCGCCACAGCTACGTCGACCCCGATGACCCGACCCGCCTCGAGTTCTGGTACACCCGCCGCATCGCCGACGCGATCGACACCCAGAACCCCGCCCCCGACATCGACGTCGTGGCGATCGGCGGCGGTGCACTGACGCTCCCACGGTGGCTGGCGACGACCCGTCCCGACACCGACCAGACCGTGCTCGAGATCGACCCCGAACTGATCGACGTCGTCGACGACGAGTTCGGTCTGCCACCGGTCGAGATCATCACCGGCGACGGCCGCCAGGCGGTCCGCCGCATGGCCGACGACTCGGCCGACGTCGTCGTCGGCGACGCATTCGGCAGCCGCTCCGTACCGTGGCACCTGACGACGGAGGAATTCCTCGCCGACGTCGACCGGGTACTCCGCGACGACGGCATCTACGTCGTGAACGTGATCGACGGCGGCGACCAGTCGTTCCTCCGTGCCGAGGCGGCCACCCTCCTCACCACGTTCGACCGGGTGGCGGTGATCCGCAGCGCCGGCGTGGTGGACGGTGCGATCGCGAACTCGGTGATCCTGGCCGGCGACGCGACGCTCGACATCGACGCGTGGGACGAGGCCCGACGTGCCGCCGGCGACGACGGCGAACTCGTCGACGATCTCGACACCTGGATCGGCGACGCCATGACGCTCACCGACGACTTCGCCCCCGTCGACCAGCTCATCGTCGGCACCGGCTGA
- a CDS encoding M23 family metallopeptidase, which produces MAAVTFLATASVGSAAALGGITDAGEVDSAAERVITTGEGLLFPIEPSPMCEVLNNFGGHSKAQGAGQHDGVDIGAMEGQEVYAVADGVLEIQHTDPDTSAGLGWRLWVDNPIDGPVQYRYYHLAGFADGLEEGSVVTKGQVIGYVGDTGNASPGGWHLHFEVRPGPKQRYGSPEPVDPVPLLDIPTICNVY; this is translated from the coding sequence GTGGCGGCCGTCACGTTCCTGGCCACGGCGTCGGTCGGGTCGGCTGCCGCATTGGGCGGCATCACCGACGCCGGTGAGGTCGATTCTGCCGCCGAACGGGTCATCACCACGGGCGAGGGGCTCCTGTTCCCGATCGAGCCGTCGCCCATGTGCGAAGTGCTGAACAACTTCGGCGGCCACAGCAAGGCCCAAGGCGCGGGTCAGCACGACGGGGTCGACATCGGGGCGATGGAAGGCCAGGAGGTCTATGCCGTGGCAGACGGTGTGCTCGAGATCCAGCACACCGACCCGGACACGAGCGCCGGACTCGGATGGCGTCTGTGGGTCGACAACCCGATCGACGGCCCGGTCCAGTACCGCTACTACCACCTCGCCGGATTCGCCGACGGGCTCGAAGAGGGCAGCGTCGTCACCAAGGGGCAGGTCATCGGCTACGTCGGTGACACCGGCAACGCATCACCGGGCGGCTGGCACCTGCACTTCGAGGTCCGTCCGGGCCCGAAGCAGCGATACGGGTCGCCCGAACCGGTCGATCCCGTACCCCTGCTCGACATCCCCACCATCTGCAACGTCTACTGA
- the tilS gene encoding tRNA lysidine(34) synthetase TilS, whose translation MNELDRLLPRCTFPDAPRPVAAAFSGGPDSSALLALALHAGLDVVAHHVDHGIRPESADDAARACAIGDRLGVEVVVHRVEVTPGPNLEARARDARRAVLPTGAMTGHTLDDQAETLLLRLLRGSGTTGLSSITPGPDHPLLALRRDDTEAVCREAGIDPVVDPSNASDSIWRNRVRHELLPLMGDIARRDVAPIVARTADLLRDDDRVLDALAAEIDPTDARAVAAADPAIARRALRRWLTESGYPPDAAAIDRVLDVAHGRAVACELPGGRRVERSQQAFHIVPPAR comes from the coding sequence CTGAACGAGCTCGACCGGCTCCTCCCCCGCTGCACCTTCCCTGACGCGCCACGCCCCGTCGCTGCCGCCTTCTCCGGTGGCCCCGACTCGTCCGCGTTGCTGGCCCTGGCCCTCCACGCCGGCCTCGACGTCGTCGCGCACCACGTCGATCACGGCATCCGACCCGAATCCGCCGACGACGCCGCCCGAGCGTGCGCGATCGGTGACCGGCTCGGCGTCGAGGTCGTCGTCCACCGGGTCGAGGTGACACCGGGTCCGAATCTCGAAGCACGTGCCCGAGATGCACGCCGGGCGGTGCTCCCGACCGGGGCGATGACCGGCCACACCCTCGACGACCAGGCCGAGACGCTGCTGCTCCGCCTGCTCCGTGGCAGCGGTACGACCGGCCTGTCGTCGATCACGCCCGGACCGGACCACCCGCTCCTCGCGCTGCGGCGGGACGACACCGAGGCGGTGTGCCGCGAGGCCGGCATCGACCCCGTGGTCGACCCGTCGAACGCCAGCGACAGCATCTGGCGCAACCGCGTCCGTCACGAGTTACTCCCGCTGATGGGCGACATCGCCCGTCGCGACGTCGCCCCGATCGTCGCCCGCACCGCCGACCTGCTCCGCGACGACGACCGGGTACTCGATGCCCTCGCTGCCGAGATCGACCCCACCGACGCACGGGCCGTTGCCGCCGCCGACCCGGCGATCGCACGACGTGCACTGCGGCGGTGGCTGACCGAGTCCGGCTATCCGCCCGACGCTGCGGCGATCGACCGGGTGCTCGACGTCGCCCACGGGCGGGCGGTGGCGTGCGAGCTCCCTGGCGGACGACGTGTCGAACGTTCCCAGCAGGCTTTCCACATCGTTCCGCCGGCGCGGTAG
- a CDS encoding sigma-70 family RNA polymerase sigma factor gives MADQSTFADQAMEYAPQLYSAALRMTRNQADAEDLVQEAYLRGFRSFHTFQEGTNLRAWLFRILTNAYINRYRAKQRRPQESDLADVEDLYLYRRLGSMETAAASMSAEEQFLDIFTDDEVKQALEDLPENFRLPVLLADVEGFAYKEIAEMLDIPIGTVMSRLHRGRKAMQRALYDYAEARGLTGAPSGADT, from the coding sequence GTGGCCGATCAGAGCACGTTCGCCGACCAGGCGATGGAGTACGCACCGCAGCTCTACTCGGCGGCGTTGCGCATGACACGCAATCAGGCCGACGCGGAAGACCTCGTGCAGGAGGCGTACCTCCGCGGCTTCCGCAGCTTCCACACGTTCCAGGAGGGCACCAACCTGCGGGCGTGGCTGTTCCGGATCCTCACGAACGCCTACATCAACCGGTACCGGGCGAAGCAGCGCCGCCCACAGGAGAGCGACCTCGCCGACGTCGAAGACCTCTACCTGTACCGTCGACTCGGTTCGATGGAGACCGCTGCGGCGTCGATGTCGGCCGAGGAGCAGTTCCTCGACATCTTCACCGACGACGAGGTGAAACAGGCCCTCGAAGACCTGCCGGAGAACTTCCGACTCCCCGTCCTGCTCGCCGACGTGGAGGGGTTCGCCTACAAAGAGATCGCCGAGATGCTCGACATCCCGATCGGCACCGTGATGAGTCGCCTCCATCGGGGAAGAAAAGCGATGCAGCGCGCGTTGTACGACTACGCAGAGGCACGGGGCCTCACCGGCGCACCGAGTGGCGCCGACACCTGA